Proteins from one Setaria italica strain Yugu1 chromosome V, Setaria_italica_v2.0, whole genome shotgun sequence genomic window:
- the LOC101752474 gene encoding uncharacterized protein LOC101752474 has product MGSQAVSRPCGLPPLETARRGGKTRAGGGRSRTAETGGDRPHGCACHPIKTPSPLPFSHGQEVKSRERSREREREPERVRVALEIGGLVAMERGDGGGGMAPRGGGGVVGSAAMLGLDMHLAPQQMHPAAAFQHQAAEHHHGGFQLQQPAPVRPQQQQPSSFSPYSNTSSSRGVVGAAGVGHDDDMVGNGFGGGKVQQQQQMVAAAGCPWSRMKWTDSMVRLLITVVYNVGDDGDGVGAAAAGGAGGGKPGRAAHGHGHGHAAASQQQKKGKWKSVSQAMMEKTFTVSPQQCEDKFNDLNKRYKRVVDLLGRGRACRVVENPALLDAIDDLSPKAKDEARKLLSSKHLFFREMCAYHNGGGHAPPHAAAPGDAACLHHPPPAPAARHAQPQQAAAPSPPAGTKDSSADDDGDSDDALMSNNGDDEEDEDYGDDEEDGHAYPLNQRAHHQHNGNKRGRGGEDSGAADDDNDDEPHSGGRRAMRPSAAAEQLRSELAAATVAADPQQARCWVRRRAVEVEERQVALESRAFELEQQRLKWERFRANKERDMERARLENDRRRIESRRMLLMLRHRDIELDMAEANSSSVDHHPGASPLVGAGHYQQPIGSSPSTAGHPN; this is encoded by the coding sequence ATGGGATCCCAGGCGGTTTCGCGGCCCTGTGGGCTCCCACCGCTGGaaacggcgcggcgcgggggaaaAACCCGCGCGGGGGGCGGTCGCAGCCGCACGGCCGAAACCGGCGGCGATCGCCCACACGGCTGCGCCTGCCACCCCATAAAGACTCCCTCCCCGCTGCCGTTTTCCCACGGACAAGAGGTCAAGAGCCGAGAgcgatcgagagagagagagcgagagcCAGAGAGAGTGCGGGTGGCTTTGGAGATTGGGGGTCTGGTGGCGATGGAGAGGGGCGACGGGGGAGGAGGCATGGcgccgcggggcggcggcggcgtggtggggtCGGCGGCAATGCTGGGGCTCGACATGCACCTCGCACCGCAGCAGATGCACCCGGCCGCCGCGTTCCAGCACCAGGCGGCAGAGCACCACCACGGCGGGTTCCAGCTGCAGCAGCCGGCGCCGGTGAggccccagcagcagcagccgtcgTCGTTCTCGCCCTACTCCAACACGTCGTCGTCGCGTGGCGTGGTGGgcgcggcgggggtcgggcacgACGACGACATGGTGGGCaacggcttcggcggcggcaaggtgcagcagcagcagcagatggtggcggcggcggggtgcccGTGGTCGCGGATGAAGTGGACAGACTCCATGGTCCGCCTGCTCATCACGGTGGTGTACAacgtcggcgacgacggcgacggcgtgggggcggcggcggccggcggcgcgggaggaggcaAGCCCGGCAGGGCGGCGCACGGTCACGGTCACGGCCATGCCGCGGCGtcgcagcagcagaagaagggcAAGTGGAAGTCGGTGTCGCAGGCCATGATGGAGAAGACCTTCACGGTGTCCCCGCAGCAGTGCGAGGACAAGTTCAACGACCTCAACAAGCGCTACAAGCGCGTCGTCGACCTGCTGGGACGCGGCCGCGCGTGCCGGGTCGTCGAGAACCCGGCGCTGCTCGACGCCATCGACGACCTCTCGCCCAAGGCCAAGGACGAGGCGCGCAAGCTGCTCAGCTCCAAGCACCTCTTCTTCCGCGAGATGTGCGCCTACCacaacggcggcggccacgcgccgccgcacgccgccgcgccgggcgaCGCCGCCTGcctccaccacccgccgcccgcgcccgccgctcgccacgcGCAGCCCCAGCAGGCGGCGGCCCCGTCCCCGCCGGCGGGGACGAAGGACTCCTCcgcggacgacgacggcgacagcgACGACGCCCTGATGAGCAAcaacggcgacgacgaggaggacgaggactacggcgacgacgaggaggacggccACGCGTACCCCCTTAACCAACGCGCCCACCACCAGCACAACGGCAACAaacgcgggcgcggcggcgaggacagCGGCGCGGCGGACGACGACAACGATGACGAGCCGCACAGCGGCGGGAGGCGCGCGATgaggccgtcggcggcggccgagcaGCTGAGGAGCGAGCTCGCGGCGGCGACCGTGGCGGCGGACCCGCAGCAGGCCCGGTGCTGGGTGCGGCGTCgcgcggtggaggtggaggagcggcAGGTGGCGCTCGAGTCCCGCGCCTTCGAGCTGGAGCAGCAGCGGCTCAAGTGGGAGCGGTTCCGCGCGAACAAGGAGCGCGACATGGAGCGCGCGCGGCTGGAGAACGACCGGCGCCGCATCGAGAGCCGCCGCATGCTGCTCATGCTCCGCCACAGGGACATCGAGCTCGACATGGCCGAGGCCAACTCGTCGTCCGTCGACCACCACCCCGGCGCGTCGCCGCTCGTGGGGGCGGGGCACTACCAGCAGCCTATCGGGTCCAGCCCgtccaccgccggccaccccaACTAG